One genomic segment of Chlamydiales bacterium STE3 includes these proteins:
- a CDS encoding hypothetical protein (Product derived from UniProtKB/Swiss-Prot:Q9Z854;UPF0235 protein CPn_0497/CP_0257/CPj0497/CpB0517): MMLPFYPKGIVLKLMTQSCYLSVKVIPNAPKNQIIGWEDDELKVKITTIPEKGKANDALVRFLAKSLQISPSCLNIVSGLTSRHKRLLINGVSSEQVFSLLKKL, from the coding sequence ATGATGCTTCCATTTTATCCAAAGGGGATTGTTCTTAAATTAATGACACAATCTTGCTATCTCTCTGTTAAAGTGATTCCCAACGCGCCAAAAAATCAAATTATAGGATGGGAGGACGATGAACTGAAAGTGAAAATTACTACCATTCCAGAAAAAGGAAAGGCTAATGACGCTTTAGTGCGCTTCTTAGCAAAATCGCTGCAAATTTCTCCCTCTTGCTTGAACATTGTGTCGGGCTTGACCTCAAGGCATAAGCGTCTTCTTATCAATGGAGTATCTTCCGAACAAGTGTTTAGTTTGCTTAAAAAATTGTGA
- a CDS encoding Deoxyribodipyrimidine photolyase-like protein (Product derived from UniProtKB/Trembl:I0AGX1) yields the protein MIAKKRIAVLVLPHQLFASHPCISDKDSLVILAEDALFFKDHKYPVNFHKQKIALHRATMKAYEKELSRKGHSTLYVEAEDLQNGAVSYMKLFRKQQFNELQVVDPIDCIVEKRIRKAAKHLGLELKIVDTPSFLMPSEEIGHYFAPLKHYAFTPFYTYQRKRLDLLLTPEGKPLGGHWTYDSENRRKAPKDFFFPKRIKAKRTEHVLEAFQYTEKYFGNNLGDLETFSFATTTKEAKEHLKDFIHHRLELFGLYQDAIVKDEMSLMHSLLSPYLNIGLLTPKDVIEAVVDYVDCHNVPLNSLEGFIRQVIGWREFVRGVYCTAHVQQRKKNFWQHHRKIPSSFYSATTGILPVDNTIARLHQYAYCHHIERLMVLGTFMLLCEFDPTEIYRWFMEMFIDAYDWVMVPNVYGMSQYADGGLMATKPYICSSNYIRKMSNYPSGEWCQIWDALFWRFLNRHKTFFSRQPRLLVLIKQLDKMDPSILKKHLEIANNFLTRLDR from the coding sequence ATGATTGCAAAAAAAAGGATTGCCGTCTTAGTTCTTCCGCATCAGCTTTTTGCTTCCCACCCCTGTATTAGTGATAAAGATAGCCTTGTCATTTTGGCTGAAGATGCTCTCTTTTTTAAAGATCACAAATATCCAGTTAATTTTCATAAGCAAAAAATCGCCCTGCATCGGGCCACAATGAAGGCTTATGAGAAAGAGCTTAGTCGAAAAGGCCATAGCACGCTGTATGTGGAAGCGGAGGACCTTCAGAATGGCGCAGTCTCCTACATGAAGCTTTTTCGTAAGCAACAATTTAATGAGCTACAAGTCGTTGATCCTATTGATTGCATTGTAGAAAAAAGAATTCGAAAAGCCGCTAAACACCTTGGCCTAGAACTAAAAATTGTTGATACGCCCTCTTTCTTAATGCCATCAGAAGAAATTGGCCATTACTTTGCACCTTTAAAACACTATGCCTTCACGCCCTTTTATACTTATCAAAGAAAGCGATTAGATCTTTTGCTGACACCAGAAGGTAAGCCTTTAGGTGGCCATTGGACATATGATAGCGAAAATCGGCGAAAAGCGCCTAAAGATTTCTTTTTTCCAAAGAGGATTAAAGCAAAACGAACTGAACATGTCCTCGAAGCTTTCCAATACACGGAAAAGTATTTTGGAAATAATTTAGGTGATTTAGAAACATTTTCCTTTGCAACGACAACCAAGGAGGCAAAAGAGCATCTAAAAGATTTTATCCATCACCGGTTAGAGCTGTTTGGCCTTTATCAAGATGCGATTGTAAAGGATGAAATGAGCTTAATGCATTCCTTGCTTAGCCCCTACCTAAACATTGGACTATTGACCCCAAAAGATGTTATTGAGGCTGTCGTTGATTATGTAGACTGCCATAACGTACCATTGAATTCACTGGAAGGGTTTATAAGACAAGTTATTGGTTGGCGTGAGTTTGTGCGAGGAGTTTATTGCACGGCACATGTGCAGCAGAGAAAAAAGAATTTTTGGCAACATCATCGAAAAATCCCTTCTTCCTTTTACTCAGCGACAACAGGCATACTTCCTGTTGATAATACCATTGCGCGGTTACACCAATATGCTTATTGCCATCATATTGAACGACTAATGGTCCTTGGTACGTTTATGCTTCTTTGTGAATTTGACCCAACTGAAATCTACCGATGGTTTATGGAAATGTTCATTGATGCCTATGACTGGGTGATGGTTCCGAATGTCTATGGTATGAGTCAGTATGCAGATGGAGGACTGATGGCCACAAAACCCTACATCTGCAGTTCAAACTATATTCGCAAGATGAGCAACTACCCTTCTGGCGAATGGTGTCAAATTTGGGATGCCCTTTTTTGGCGTTTCTTAAACCGCCATAAAACTTTTTTCTCGCGGCAACCCCGATTGCTTGTATTGATCAAACAGTTAGACAAGATGGACCCCAGCATTCTAAAAAAACACCTTGAGATAGCAAATAATTTCCTAACAAGGTTAGATCGATGA